From Salvia splendens isolate huo1 chromosome 16, SspV2, whole genome shotgun sequence, a single genomic window includes:
- the LOC121770701 gene encoding protein ROH1-like, with protein sequence MTKIPAQCFHTETALLGVKARNTNGAHHQGTLGHSLGACHILGQPLSSSSPLRTLVPPKTNEIAATNGLAMLIFAMSFILMFVLWVLVAAIPCQDRGVQIHFAIPRQFSWSTPLFLLHSRIMDESKKREQRNTCGLLKEIYQIEKCVHQLTDSVDAAQFPLSDRLKDEVNENVNELSLACGAFKTGLEPLQCKLRETFRKVMACRSRVPWQGHTALVKLQCWPQTTVIKFYQYRDQDVLLIYMSQTASFSNSP encoded by the exons ATGACAAAGATACCGGCTCAGTGTTTTCACACAGAAACCGCTCTTTTGGGCGTAAAGGCAAGGAACACCAACGGAGCTCATCATCAAGGCACTCTCGGTCACTCTCTTGGAGCGTGCCACATTCTTGGTCAGCCTCTAAGCAGCTCCAGTCCATTGCGAACATTGGTTCCTCCAAAAACGAACGAAATAGCAGCGACTAATGGTTTGGCAATGCTCATCTTTGCAATGAGCTTTATTCTGATGTTTGTGTTGTGGGTTCTTGTTGCTGCAATCCCTTGTCAGGACCGTGGCGTGCAGATCCACTTTGCAATCCCTCGTCAGTTCTCGTGGAGCACGCCTCTGTTCTTGCTCCATAGCCGAATCATGGACGAGTCCAAGAAGAGAGAGCAGCGCAACACCTGTGGATTGTTGAAGGAGATATATCAGATTGAGAAGTGTGTGCATCAGCTGACAGACTCGGTAGACGCTGCTCAGTTCCCACTGTCGGACAGGCTGAAGGATGAAGTTAATGAGAATGTCAACGAGCTGTCTTTAGCGTGTGGGGCTTTTAAGACGGGACTCGAGCCACTGCAGTGCAAGCTACGCGAGACGTTTAGGAAAGTCATGGCTTGTCGCTCTCGAGTTCCTTGGCAAGGCCACACAGCCTTAGTGAAATTGCAATGTTGGCCACAGACCACagttataaaattttatcaG TATAGAGATCAAGATGTGCTTTTGATTTACATGTCTCAGACTGCTTCATTCAGCAATTCCCCTTGA